In Solanum pennellii chromosome 3, SPENNV200, a single window of DNA contains:
- the LOC107013925 gene encoding sugar carrier protein C-like: MAGGGGISNGNNGKEYPGNLTLYVTITCIVAAMGGLIFGYDIGISGGVTSMDTFLGKFFHSVYLKQKADTSTNQYCKFDSQTLTMFTSSLYLAALCSSVVASTVTRKLGRKLSMLFGGILFCAGALINGLAKDVAMLIVGRILLGFGIGFANQSVPLYLSEMAPYKYRGALNIGFQLSITIGILVANVLNFFFAKLDNGWRYSLGGAMVPGLIITVGSLLLPETPNSIIERGNNEEAKMKLKRIRGVDDVDEEFNDLVVASEASRKVEHPWKNLLQRKYRPHLTMAIAIPFFQQLTGINVIMFYAPVLFKTIGFGADASLMSAVITGIVNVGATIVSIYYVDKLGRRFLFLEGGIQMLICQIAVAICIGTKFGTDGYAGELPKWYATLVVIFICIYVAGFAWSWGPLGWLVPSEIFPLEIRSAAQSINVSVNMIFTFIVAQVFLTLLCHLKFGLFIFFAFFVCVMTIFIYLFLPETKNVPIEEMVVVWKQHWFWSRFMTEVDYPGAAADVEMAKGRAN, encoded by the exons atggctGGTGGTGGTGGAATTAGTAATGGAAATAATGGAAAAGAATATCCTGGAAATTTAACTCTTTATGTTACTATTACTTGCATTGTTGCTGCTATGGGTGGATTGATCTTTGGTTACGATATCGGAATTTCTG GGGGTGTGACATCAATGGACACATTCTTGGGCAAATTTTTCCATTCTGTTTACCTAAAGCAAAAGGCAGACACATCAACAAACCAGTACTGCAAATTTGATAGCCAAACACTAACTATGTTCACATCATCATTGTACCTTGCTGCACTATGTTCATCAGTTGTTGCATCAACTGTTACAAGAAAATTGGGAAGAAAACTTTCAATGTTGTTTGGTGGTATCCTGTTTTGTGCTGGAGCTCTGATCAATGGTCTTGCTAAGGATGTTGCTATGCTCATTGTTGGAAGAATTCTGCTTGGTTTTGGAATTGGTTTTGCCAATCAG TCTGTTCCTTTGTACCTATCTGAAATGGCACCATACAAGTACAGAGGAGCACTTAACATTGGTTTTCAATTGTCAATAACAATTGGCATACTTGTAGCCAATGTGTTGAACTTTTTCTTCGCGAAGCTTGACAATGGATGGCGTTATAGTCTAGGTGGCGCGATGGTACCTGGATTGATCATAACTGTAGGTTCACTCCTCCTCCCAGAGACTCCAAACTCTATTATTGAACGTGGAAACAACGAGGAGGCTAAGATGAAGCTCAAGAGGATCAGGGGTGTTGATGATGTAGACGAAGAGTTCAATGATTTAGTCGTGGCTAGTGAAGCCTCGAGGAAAGTTGAACATCCTTGGAAAAACTTACTGCAAAGAAAGTATAGACCACATCTCACTATGGCTATTGCTATTCCATTTTTCCAACAACTTACTGGGATCAATGTGATCATGTTTTACGCCCCCGTCTTGTTCAAGACTATAGGTTTTGGTGCTGATGCTTCACTTATGTCTGCTGTTATTACTGGTATAGTCAATGTTGGTGCTACCATTGTCTCGATCTATTATGTCGATAAGTTAGGAAGAAGATTTTTGTTCCTTGAAGGTGGAATTCAAATGCTCATCTGTCAA ATAGCTGTGGCAATATGCATTGGAACAAAGTTTGGAACAGATGGTTATGCAGGGGAATTACCAAAGTGGTATGCAACATTAGTagtaatatttatatgtatttatgtaGCAGGATTTGCTTGGTCATGGGGACCTCTAGGATGGTTAGTTCCTAGTGAAATTTTCCCACTCGAAATTCGTTCAGCAGCACAAAGTATCAATGTATCTGTCAACATGATCTTCACATTCATAGTCGCGCAAGTGTTCTTGACACTATTGTGTCACCTGAAGTTTGGTTTGTTCATCTTCTTTGCGTTCTTTGTATGTGTTATGACTATTTTTATCTACCTCTTCTTGCCCGAGACGAAGAATGTGCCTATTGAAGAGATGGTTGTTGTGTGGAAACAACATTGGTTTTGGTCTAGGTTCATGACTGAAGTTGATTATCCTGGAGCAGCAGCTGATGTTGAAATGGCAAAAGGGAGAGCAAATTAG
- the LOC107012144 gene encoding probable serine/threonine-protein kinase abkC — protein sequence MSRFFRIASIKRVAQSLEKSQRSTYLGEKHGLLVRLGICSSKYRFYGQHTSSARGYASFTGHKVQNSMFNNFHKIQSATSSSNPKAHHARLAWRRFLLISFYRGRTSIPLSRIAQAFSLALCRSAVVVPGIFALRYGKNVAVAEAEAMPVVDLSSPRNTFYLRAQDSHVLFTRLILSAFEGAVLLVRAFYLAILFSPSIAMAPFAEVLGPRYRKIWLQVVHRTLERAGPAFIKWGQWAATRPDLFPRDLCAELSKLHSKAPEHNWAYTKKAVEKAFGRRLSEIFDNFEQTPVASGSIAQVHRASLKSRYPGRENKPMKVAVKVRHPGVGESIRRDFEIINIVAKLSGFIPSLKWLRLDESVQQFAVFMMSQVDLAREAAHLSRFIYNFRRWKNVSFPKPVYPLVHPAVLVETFEEGESVAHYVDELQGHERLKSALAHIGTHALLKMLLVDNFMHADMHPGNILVRVQQHKSSQKQIFKSKPHVIFLDVGMTAELSQNDKLNLLEFFKAVARRDGSTAAQCTLNLSKKQNCPNPDAFIKEVKESFDFWGTPEGDLVHPGDCMTQLLEQVRRHRVNIDGNVCTAMVTTLVLEGWQRKLDPEYNIMHTLQTLLLKADWAKDLSYTIEQVMAP from the exons ATGTCAAG ATTCTTTAGAATAGCTAGTATTAAAAGAGTTGCACAATCCCTTGAAAAAAGTCAGAGAAGCACCTATTTAGGAGAAAAACATGGATTGCTTGTTAGGCTTGGGATATGTTCTTCAAAGTACAGATTTTATGGACAACACACATCTTCTGCTAGAGGATATGCTTCATTTACTGGGCACAAAGTACAGAACAGTATGTTCAACAATTTTCACAAGATACAGTCAGCCACTTCGTCGAGCAATCCTAAAGCACATCATGCCCGACTTGCTTGGAGGAGGTTCTTACTGATTTCTTTTTACAGGGGAAGAACTTCTATTCCATTAAGTAGAATTGCTCAAGCATTTAGTTTGGCTCTATGCCGCTCTGCAGTTGTTGTTCCTGGTATATTTGCCTTACGATATGGAAAGAATGTAGCAGTGGCAGAGGCAGAGGCCATGCCGGTTGTGGACCTTTCCTCGCCAAGGAATACATTTTATCTACGTGCACAAGATAGTCATGTCTTATTTACTCGACTAATCCTTTCAGCATTTGAAGGTGCTGTTCTTTTGGTGAGAGCTTTTTATTTGGCAATCCTGTTCTCTCCAAGCATTGCAATGGCTCCATTTGCAGAAGTCCTGGGACCCAGGTACAGGAAAATATGGCTTCAGGTTGTTCACCGGACTCTTGAAAGAGCAGGTCCAGCATTTATAAAATGGGGCCAATGGGCGGCTACACGGCCGGATCTGTTCCCAAGAGATTTGTGTGCTGAGCTGTCAAAGCTTCATTCAAAAGCTCCTGAACATAACTGGGCCTACACAAAAAAAGCTGTTGAAAAAGCTTTTGGTCGCAGGCTTTCCGAgatttttgacaattttgagCAGACCCCTGTAGCATCTGGAAGTATAGCTCAAGTGCATCGTGCTTCCTTGAAGTCTAGATATCCTGGTCGTGAGAACAAGCCCATGAAAGTGGCAGTCAAAGTTAGACACCCTGGAGTTGGTGAATCAATAAGAAGAGACTTTGAGATTATCAATATAGTTGCAAAATTGTCAGGGTTCATACCATCACTTAAGTGGCTTAGATTGGATGAAAGTGTCCAGCAATTTGCTGTCTTTATGATGTCACAAGTTGACCTAGCAAGAGAAGCTGCCCATCTAAGTcgttttatttataattttcgaAGATGGAAAAATGTCTCTTTCCCTAAGCCTGTTTATCCATTAGTACATCCTGCCGTGCTGGTGGAAACTTTTGAGGAAGGAGAAAGTGTCGCCCACTATGTTGATGAACTTCAGGGTCATGAGCGACTTAAGAGTGCTCTTGCTCATATTGGAACTCATGCCCTTCTCAAGATGCTTCTG GTTGACAATTTCATGCATGCAGACATGCATCCAGGAAATATTCTTGTCCGTGTACAACAGCACAAGTCCTCTCAGAAACAGATATTCAAGTCAAAGCCACATGTGATTTTCCTTGATGTAGGCATGACTGCTGAACTTTCTCAGAACGATAAGTTGAATTTGCTTGAATTTTTTAAGGCTGTTGCTCGTCGAGATGGTTCCACTGCAGCGCAgtgcactttaaatctatcaaaaaagCAGAATTGCCCTAATCCAGACGCCTTCATTAAG GAAGTGAAAGAGTCTTTTGATTTTTGGGGGACTCCGGAAGGAGATTTAGTCCATCCTGGGGACTGCATGACGCAACTACTTGAACAAGTTAGGCGTCACAGAGTGAACATTGATGGCAATGTGTGCACTGCAATGGTTACAACTTTAGTCCTGGAG GGCTGGCAACGGAAACTTGATCCAGAATACAATATAATGCACACACTACAGACGTTGCTTCTCAAAGCCGACTGGGCAAAGGATCTTTCCTACACAATCGAACAGGTCATGGCTCCATGA